The following are encoded together in the Actinoplanes sp. N902-109 genome:
- a CDS encoding SDR family NAD(P)-dependent oxidoreductase encodes MRVFITGSADGLGRATAATLLGDGHDVIVHARSTERLAAVRDLLDRGATGVTGDLADPGAVRSVADQVNQGGPVDAVIHNAGVLDSPDVMSVNVVAPYLLTALIGQPRRLVYLSSGMHRGGRADVSRVRGGGSYSDSKLLVTTLALAVARRWPGTTSNAVDPGWVPTRMGGPGAPDDLRLGHLTQEWLATGDDRRAATTGGYWFHQRQQEPHPAAKDKEFQDDLLTELADLTGTRLD; translated from the coding sequence ATGCGAGTCTTCATCACCGGGTCGGCGGACGGGCTGGGCCGCGCGACCGCTGCCACGCTGCTGGGCGACGGGCACGACGTCATCGTCCACGCCCGCAGCACCGAGCGGCTGGCGGCGGTGCGGGACCTGCTCGACCGCGGCGCGACCGGCGTCACCGGGGACCTGGCCGACCCCGGCGCGGTACGGTCGGTGGCCGACCAGGTCAACCAGGGCGGGCCGGTCGACGCGGTGATCCACAACGCGGGAGTGCTGGACAGCCCGGACGTCATGAGCGTGAACGTGGTGGCGCCGTACCTGCTCACCGCCTTGATCGGACAGCCGCGGCGGCTGGTGTACCTGAGCAGCGGCATGCACCGCGGTGGGCGTGCCGACGTGTCGCGGGTGCGGGGCGGGGGTTCGTACTCGGACAGCAAGCTCCTGGTCACGACGCTCGCGCTGGCGGTCGCCCGGCGGTGGCCGGGCACGACGAGCAACGCGGTCGACCCCGGCTGGGTGCCCACCCGGATGGGCGGCCCGGGAGCCCCGGACGACCTGCGGCTGGGCCACCTGACCCAGGAGTGGCTCGCCACCGGCGACGACCGCCGGGCGGCGACCACCGGCGGCTACTGGTTCCATCAGCGGCAGCAGGAGCCGCACCCGGCGGCCAAGGACAAGGAGTTCCAGGACGACCTGCTCACCGAGCTGGCCGACCTGACCGGCACCCGGCTCGACTGA
- a CDS encoding NUDIX hydrolase — MTEDFTATLPRKRMAAGALLTDEQGRVLLVEPTYKPSFEIPGGTVEAGESPRAAVVRELEEELGLPVRPGRLLVVDWVPPRPGRTEGLMMLFDGGLLTPAQTGRIRLPPEELRSWAWCTEQQAAERLTELLARRIGAALRARAAGVVAYLENGFAVS; from the coding sequence ATGACCGAGGATTTCACCGCTACGCTGCCGCGCAAACGGATGGCGGCCGGCGCGTTGCTGACCGACGAGCAGGGCCGGGTGCTGCTGGTGGAGCCGACCTACAAGCCGTCCTTCGAGATCCCGGGCGGGACGGTCGAGGCCGGCGAGTCGCCGCGGGCAGCGGTGGTGCGCGAGCTCGAGGAGGAACTCGGCCTGCCGGTGCGGCCGGGCCGGCTGCTGGTGGTCGACTGGGTGCCGCCGCGGCCGGGGCGCACCGAGGGCCTGATGATGCTGTTCGACGGCGGCCTCCTGACACCGGCGCAGACCGGCCGGATCCGGTTGCCGCCCGAGGAGCTGCGCAGCTGGGCGTGGTGCACCGAGCAGCAGGCCGCCGAGCGGCTGACCGAGCTGCTGGCCCGGCGCATCGGTGCGGCGCTGCGGGCGCGGGCCGCCGGCGTGGTGGCGTACCTGGAGAACGGTTTCGCCGTTTCCTGA
- a CDS encoding nuclear transport factor 2 family protein, whose product MTDTVFSSATVAGLADRAAITDTLHRYTAGLDLNDSGLLASALTEDAVVDLGPAMRRIGFDFPPLAPRDTVVSTLIGAVGPLDTSHAISNVRATVEGDTATVYAYAQAQHFKPGAGSDPAVTRHALMMNRYTATMVRAGEQWRIKHLDIANAWFDGDPLMLLGD is encoded by the coding sequence ATGACCGACACCGTCTTTTCTTCCGCCACTGTGGCCGGGCTCGCCGACCGGGCCGCGATCACCGACACTCTGCACCGCTACACCGCGGGTCTGGACCTCAACGATTCCGGACTGCTGGCCTCGGCGCTGACCGAGGATGCCGTGGTCGACCTGGGACCGGCCATGCGGCGCATCGGCTTCGACTTCCCGCCGCTGGCGCCGCGCGACACCGTGGTGTCCACGCTCATCGGTGCGGTGGGGCCGTTGGACACCAGCCACGCCATCAGCAACGTCCGGGCCACCGTCGAGGGTGACACCGCCACCGTGTACGCCTACGCCCAGGCGCAGCACTTCAAGCCGGGCGCCGGGTCGGACCCGGCCGTCACCCGTCACGCACTGATGATGAACCGGTACACCGCCACGATGGTGCGTGCCGGCGAGCAGTGGCGGATCAAGCACCTGGACATCGCCAACGCCTGGTTCGACGGCGACCCGCTGATGCTGCTGGGCGACTGA
- a CDS encoding BTAD domain-containing putative transcriptional regulator produces the protein MRFTLLGPIRALTGPAELPLGTPQQRGLLALLLLQDRPVPIDAIVDALWGDRPPASARSTVRTYSSRLRQTLARPGAPGPVLHRTAAGYRLDRGAATLDVTEFLDLLDRGAGLRRDGDAAGAAHALRQALDLWSGQALGGAQGEFAAAQRVRLDMARRTAREQWFDLQLELGEHESAAAGLAAAVSEEPLDGRLTELWMTALHRSGRTAAALAAFRALRAALRDELGIEPGARIQVLHQQILRGAPALAVTTDRGAPEQLPADLPVFTGRDEQVGWLRGTLTGPAPAVAGITGLGGSGKTALAVHAAHRLGDRFPDGRLFVELAARSGSPTPPLEVLAGLLRAVSPGVALPSTLAERSALWRTTVARRRLLVVLDDAADSAQVSPLLPGTPGCAVIVTATRRLLELPTVRWHRLGPLSETEALHLLGAVAGHDRVAREPQAAARLVGACSHQPLPVRVAAARLLDRPRWTIERIMAQLDDDLRQPVVMHEDCKIVDEPIRRAEAGLRPATARVFRIAALPGSPDRSVEDVTLMLRVSPAQARAALEELVDAHLVEETSTDRYRYPVLVQAYARRRADQVEGPGGCRAALELLAAVPA, from the coding sequence GTGCGTTTCACGTTGCTGGGCCCGATCCGGGCTCTCACCGGCCCCGCCGAGCTGCCGCTCGGCACTCCGCAGCAGCGGGGGCTGCTGGCCCTGCTGCTGCTCCAGGACCGGCCCGTGCCGATCGACGCCATCGTCGACGCGCTGTGGGGTGACCGCCCACCGGCCTCGGCACGCAGCACGGTGCGCACCTACTCCTCCCGGCTGCGCCAGACCCTCGCCCGGCCGGGTGCGCCCGGTCCGGTGCTGCACCGTACGGCCGCGGGATACCGGCTGGACCGGGGCGCCGCGACCCTCGACGTGACGGAGTTCCTGGACCTGCTCGACCGTGGTGCCGGGCTGCGCCGCGACGGCGATGCGGCCGGAGCGGCCCACGCCCTGCGCCAGGCGCTCGACCTGTGGTCCGGTCAAGCCCTGGGCGGGGCTCAGGGCGAGTTCGCCGCGGCCCAGCGGGTCCGCCTGGACATGGCCCGCCGCACCGCCCGTGAGCAGTGGTTCGACCTGCAGCTGGAGCTCGGCGAGCACGAGTCCGCCGCGGCCGGGCTGGCAGCTGCGGTCAGCGAGGAGCCCCTCGACGGCCGCCTCACCGAGCTGTGGATGACCGCCCTGCACCGAAGCGGTCGTACGGCTGCGGCGCTGGCCGCCTTCCGGGCGTTACGGGCGGCGCTGCGCGACGAGCTGGGCATCGAGCCGGGCGCGCGGATCCAGGTGCTGCACCAGCAGATCCTGCGCGGCGCCCCGGCCCTGGCGGTCACCACCGACCGCGGCGCCCCCGAACAGCTGCCCGCCGACCTGCCGGTCTTCACCGGCCGCGACGAGCAGGTCGGCTGGCTGCGCGGCACCCTGACCGGCCCGGCGCCGGCGGTGGCCGGGATCACCGGGCTCGGCGGGTCCGGCAAGACCGCGCTGGCGGTGCACGCCGCGCACCGGCTGGGTGACCGGTTCCCGGACGGCCGGCTGTTCGTCGAGCTGGCCGCCCGCAGCGGCTCCCCCACCCCGCCCCTCGAGGTGCTCGCCGGCCTGCTGCGAGCCGTCTCCCCCGGGGTGGCACTGCCATCGACGCTGGCCGAGCGTTCCGCGCTGTGGCGCACGACCGTGGCTCGGCGCCGGCTGCTCGTGGTGCTCGACGACGCCGCGGACAGCGCCCAGGTGTCCCCGCTGCTGCCCGGCACACCCGGGTGCGCGGTGATCGTGACCGCCACGCGGCGCCTGCTCGAGCTGCCGACGGTGCGCTGGCACCGGCTGGGCCCGCTGAGCGAGACGGAAGCGCTGCACCTGCTCGGCGCGGTGGCCGGTCACGACCGCGTGGCCCGCGAGCCACAGGCCGCCGCGCGGCTGGTCGGGGCGTGCTCGCATCAGCCGCTGCCGGTGCGGGTGGCCGCCGCCCGCCTGCTCGACCGGCCCCGGTGGACGATCGAGCGGATCATGGCCCAGCTCGACGACGACCTGCGGCAGCCGGTGGTGATGCACGAGGATTGCAAGATCGTCGACGAGCCGATCCGGCGGGCCGAGGCCGGGCTGCGACCCGCGACCGCCCGGGTGTTCCGGATCGCCGCCCTGCCCGGCTCGCCCGACCGCAGCGTCGAGGATGTGACGCTGATGCTGCGGGTGTCACCTGCGCAGGCCCGCGCCGCCCTGGAGGAACTGGTCGACGCGCACCTGGTCGAGGAGACCAGCACCGATCGCTACCGCTATCCGGTGCTGGTGCAGGCCTACGCGCGACGGCGGGCCGACCAGGTCGAGGGGCCGGGTGGCTGCCGGGCGGCGCTGGAGCTGCTGGCCGCCGTACCGGCCTGA
- a CDS encoding long-chain fatty acid--CoA ligase, with amino-acid sequence MPNTGLGGWPARRAAISPDRTAMVFAGRTTTYAEFAGRVGRLTRRLHAAGVRPGDRVAYLGANHPAFVETMFATYAAGAIFVPLNARLAGPEIDYLLDHSGARLLIHAQPHATELPSVSLTEYEAWLAAGGDAPGPGVTVAGSDPACILYTSGTTGRPKGAVLTHDNIVWNTYNLLVGVDVAGDEVTLVSAPLFHVAALHQCLLPTVLKGGCSVLMPGWDVDGCYDLIDRHRVTWMFGVTAMYAALAASPRWPGADLGSIRRLLVGGAAVPPALIHTYQQRGLTFCQGYGMTETAPGATFLEAPEAAAHPGSAGPPVFFADVRCVRPDLTETGPGEPGEVLVRGPNVTPGYWNDPGATRDAFTGGWFRSGDIAVVDEHGHFRIVDRVKDMYISGGENVYPAEVEAVLFAHPTVAEAAVVGVPDDTWGETGRAFLVPAPGHDIDADEIRTFLTGRLARYKIPRYIDTVAALPRTGSAKVRKEALRALPLPAA; translated from the coding sequence ATGCCGAACACGGGACTGGGCGGCTGGCCGGCCCGGCGCGCCGCGATCTCCCCGGACCGCACCGCCATGGTCTTCGCCGGGCGGACGACCACCTACGCCGAGTTCGCCGGCCGGGTGGGCCGGCTGACCCGGCGGCTGCACGCGGCCGGGGTGCGGCCCGGTGACCGGGTGGCCTACCTGGGCGCCAACCATCCGGCGTTTGTCGAGACCATGTTCGCCACGTACGCCGCGGGCGCCATCTTCGTGCCGCTCAACGCCCGCCTGGCCGGGCCGGAGATCGACTACCTGCTCGACCACAGCGGCGCACGCCTGCTGATCCACGCGCAGCCGCACGCGACCGAGCTGCCCTCGGTGTCCCTGACCGAGTACGAGGCGTGGCTGGCCGCCGGCGGCGACGCGCCCGGCCCCGGCGTCACGGTGGCCGGCAGCGACCCGGCCTGCATCCTCTACACCTCGGGCACCACCGGCCGGCCCAAGGGCGCGGTGCTCACCCACGACAACATCGTCTGGAACACGTACAACCTGCTCGTCGGGGTGGATGTGGCCGGCGACGAGGTGACCCTGGTCAGTGCGCCGCTGTTCCACGTCGCCGCGCTGCACCAGTGCCTGCTGCCGACGGTCCTCAAGGGTGGGTGCAGCGTGCTCATGCCCGGCTGGGACGTCGACGGCTGCTACGACCTGATCGACCGGCACCGGGTCACCTGGATGTTCGGCGTCACCGCCATGTACGCCGCACTGGCCGCCTCCCCGCGCTGGCCGGGCGCCGACCTCGGCTCGATCCGCCGGCTGCTGGTCGGCGGTGCCGCGGTGCCCCCGGCGCTCATCCACACCTACCAGCAGCGCGGGCTCACCTTCTGCCAGGGCTACGGCATGACCGAGACCGCTCCCGGCGCCACGTTCCTCGAAGCCCCGGAGGCCGCCGCGCACCCCGGCTCGGCCGGGCCGCCGGTCTTCTTCGCCGACGTGCGCTGCGTGCGTCCCGACCTCACCGAGACCGGACCCGGCGAACCGGGCGAGGTGCTGGTCCGGGGTCCCAATGTCACCCCCGGCTACTGGAACGACCCCGGCGCCACCCGCGATGCCTTCACCGGCGGCTGGTTCCGCTCCGGCGACATCGCCGTCGTCGACGAGCACGGCCACTTCCGCATCGTCGACCGGGTCAAGGACATGTACATCTCCGGCGGCGAGAACGTCTATCCGGCGGAGGTCGAGGCTGTCCTGTTCGCCCATCCCACGGTCGCCGAGGCAGCCGTCGTGGGTGTCCCCGACGACACCTGGGGCGAGACCGGCCGGGCCTTCCTCGTGCCCGCCCCCGGACACGACATCGACGCCGACGAGATCCGCACCTTCCTGACCGGCCGGCTCGCCCGCTACAAGATCCCCCGCTACATCGACACCGTGGCAGCCCTGCCGCGTACCGGCTCCGCCAAGGTCCGCAAGGAAGCCTTGCGCGCACTCCCGCTGCCCGCCGCGTGA
- a CDS encoding MaoC family dehydratase, which yields MITVTGLDELKALAGRDLGHSSWIEITQERVDMFAEATGDHQWIHVDTERARGGPFGTTIAHGYLTLALVIPLFGELLTIEGIAMGVNYGLDRVRFPSPVKVGTKIRLAGRVAGVEEVAGDGVQLALDFTVEIDGGAKPACVARAIYRQYA from the coding sequence ATGATCACTGTGACCGGCCTCGACGAGCTCAAGGCCCTCGCCGGCCGCGACCTCGGGCACAGTTCCTGGATCGAGATCACCCAGGAACGGGTCGACATGTTCGCCGAGGCCACCGGCGACCACCAGTGGATCCACGTCGACACCGAACGCGCCCGCGGCGGGCCGTTCGGCACCACGATCGCCCACGGCTACCTCACCCTCGCCCTGGTCATCCCGCTCTTCGGCGAGCTGCTGACGATCGAGGGCATCGCGATGGGCGTCAACTACGGCCTCGACCGGGTGCGCTTCCCCAGCCCGGTCAAGGTCGGCACGAAGATCCGCCTGGCCGGGCGGGTCGCCGGCGTCGAGGAGGTGGCCGGCGACGGCGTGCAGCTCGCCCTCGACTTCACCGTCGAGATCGACGGCGGCGCCAAGCCGGCCTGCGTGGCCCGCGCCATCTACCGGCAGTACGCCTGA
- a CDS encoding 4-hydroxyphenyl-beta-ketoacyl-CoA hydrolase, with amino-acid sequence MDLDQLTAIDVHTHAEVGRDGRGSLSPELLAASAAYFGSDTPRQPGIDEIAGYYRQRRMAAVVFTVDAEHATGHPRIPNEEIAEDCARHPDALIPFASIDPYKGKAGVREARRLVERYGVRGFKFHPSLQDFSPDDPMAFPLYAAIEELGVPALFHTGQTGIGAGVPGGAGIRLRHSNPMLVDEVAARFPDLRIILAHPSFPWQDEALAVATHKPLVHIDLSGWSPKYFPPQLVRYANTLLRDKVLFGSDYPVLTPDRWLADFARLDLKPDVRPKILKDNAARLLGLGKGEPT; translated from the coding sequence ATGGACCTCGACCAGCTCACCGCGATCGACGTGCACACCCACGCCGAGGTCGGCCGGGACGGGCGCGGCTCGCTGAGCCCCGAGCTGCTGGCCGCGTCGGCGGCCTACTTCGGCAGCGACACACCCCGGCAGCCGGGCATCGACGAGATCGCCGGTTACTACCGGCAGCGCCGGATGGCCGCCGTGGTGTTCACCGTCGACGCCGAGCACGCCACCGGGCACCCGCGCATCCCCAACGAGGAGATCGCCGAGGACTGCGCCCGCCATCCGGATGCGCTGATCCCCTTTGCCAGCATCGACCCGTACAAAGGGAAGGCGGGCGTGCGGGAAGCGCGCCGGCTGGTCGAGCGGTACGGGGTCCGCGGCTTCAAGTTCCACCCCAGCCTGCAGGACTTCAGCCCGGACGACCCGATGGCCTTCCCGCTCTACGCGGCGATCGAGGAGCTGGGCGTGCCGGCGCTGTTCCACACCGGGCAGACCGGCATCGGCGCGGGGGTGCCCGGCGGCGCCGGCATCCGGCTGCGGCACTCCAACCCGATGCTGGTCGACGAGGTCGCCGCCCGCTTCCCGGACCTGCGCATCATCCTGGCCCACCCGTCGTTCCCCTGGCAGGACGAGGCGCTCGCGGTGGCCACCCACAAGCCGCTGGTGCACATCGACCTGTCCGGCTGGTCCCCCAAGTACTTCCCGCCGCAGCTCGTCCGTTACGCCAACACGCTGCTGCGCGACAAGGTGCTGTTCGGCTCCGACTACCCGGTGCTGACCCCGGACCGCTGGCTGGCCGACTTCGCCCGCCTCGACCTCAAACCCGACGTCCGCCCCAAGATCCTCAAGGACAACGCCGCCCGGCTGCTCGGCCTCGGGAAGGGAGAACCGACATGA
- a CDS encoding SDR family NAD(P)-dependent oxidoreductase, protein MQLNGKVAVVTGSGRGLGLGYARALAAAGAAVVVNDLDPAAVQAAVDDIRRSGGTATGVPAAVGGTAEAEQLVAAAVREYGRLDVLVTNAGILRDRVLWKMTDEDFDDVIQVHLRGTFTCARAAAIRMREQGDGGRLILVGSPAGQRGNFGQTNYAAAKAGIAAMARTWALELARSRITVNAVVPVAATAMTRTIPAFAPVIEHAERTGQPLPAWVRRDAGLGTVDDVTGLVTFLASDAAAGITGQAIGIGGDRLALWSHPAEKTVAFADGGWSAEAIAQQWPTGVGAEPETYGIPAPPVPAP, encoded by the coding sequence ATGCAGCTCAACGGCAAGGTCGCCGTGGTCACCGGCAGCGGCCGGGGCCTCGGGCTGGGCTATGCCCGCGCGCTGGCCGCCGCCGGGGCCGCCGTCGTGGTCAACGACCTCGACCCCGCCGCGGTCCAGGCCGCGGTCGACGACATCCGCCGGTCCGGCGGGACGGCCACCGGGGTACCCGCCGCGGTCGGCGGCACCGCGGAGGCCGAGCAGCTGGTCGCCGCGGCGGTCCGCGAGTACGGGCGGCTCGACGTGCTGGTCACCAACGCGGGCATCCTGCGCGACCGGGTGCTGTGGAAGATGACCGACGAGGACTTCGACGACGTGATTCAGGTCCACCTGCGCGGCACGTTCACCTGCGCGCGGGCCGCCGCGATCCGGATGCGGGAGCAGGGCGACGGCGGCCGGCTGATCCTCGTCGGCTCGCCGGCCGGGCAGCGGGGCAACTTCGGGCAGACCAACTACGCCGCGGCCAAAGCCGGGATCGCCGCCATGGCCCGCACCTGGGCGCTGGAACTGGCCCGGTCCCGGATCACCGTCAACGCCGTCGTGCCGGTAGCCGCCACCGCGATGACCCGCACCATCCCCGCCTTCGCGCCGGTCATCGAGCACGCCGAACGCACCGGGCAGCCACTGCCCGCCTGGGTGCGCCGCGACGCCGGGCTCGGCACGGTCGACGACGTCACCGGCCTGGTCACGTTTCTGGCCTCGGACGCCGCGGCCGGCATCACCGGGCAGGCCATCGGCATCGGCGGCGACCGGCTCGCGCTCTGGTCGCACCCGGCGGAGAAGACGGTCGCGTTCGCCGACGGCGGCTGGAGTGCCGAGGCCATCGCGCAGCAGTGGCCGACCGGCGTGGGCGCCGAGCCGGAGACCTACGGCATCCCGGCCCCGCCGGTCCCGGCGCCCTGA
- a CDS encoding branched-chain amino acid ABC transporter permease, whose product MNRLLPVAGAGLALVLPPLLPERHLATYVLLGLAAIVTAGVSLLMGYAGQVSLGQAAFYAIGGYAAGLLTVHGAPVLAGLVAAPLAAAGAAALLGAPLLRLRGHHLAFATLALQLILLSLLGRGDWAGGAIGLQNVPQLPVGGDLGYAYLVWAVLAVVLLVSRNVVASRAGRGLRAAGTSEIAAAAGGVPIARYRLAVFVLSAGFAGLAGGIYAFYLGYLAPGSFPVLLSVEFVVMAVVGGLGTIAGPVVGAAVIVLLVQALNTLGTQPGMPGYAPTVLSYAVYALLLMATVLFLPRGIVPALTRIPRPAGLASRGRPPHHREGN is encoded by the coding sequence GTGAACCGCCTGCTGCCGGTCGCCGGCGCCGGGCTCGCCCTGGTGCTGCCGCCGTTGCTGCCGGAACGCCACCTCGCGACGTACGTGCTGCTCGGCCTTGCCGCGATCGTCACCGCGGGCGTCTCGCTGCTGATGGGGTACGCCGGGCAGGTCTCGCTCGGCCAGGCGGCGTTCTACGCCATCGGCGGGTACGCGGCCGGTCTGCTCACCGTGCACGGCGCGCCGGTGCTCGCCGGACTGGTGGCGGCGCCGCTGGCCGCCGCCGGTGCCGCCGCCCTGCTCGGCGCTCCCCTGCTCCGCCTGCGCGGGCATCACCTGGCCTTCGCCACCCTCGCCCTGCAGCTGATCCTGCTGTCGCTGCTGGGCCGCGGCGACTGGGCGGGCGGCGCGATCGGGCTGCAGAACGTCCCGCAGCTGCCGGTGGGCGGCGACCTCGGCTATGCCTACCTGGTCTGGGCCGTGCTGGCCGTCGTCCTGCTGGTGTCGCGCAACGTCGTGGCGTCGCGGGCCGGGCGCGGGCTGCGCGCCGCCGGGACCAGCGAGATCGCGGCGGCGGCCGGCGGCGTCCCGATCGCCCGCTACCGGCTGGCCGTCTTCGTCCTGTCGGCCGGGTTCGCCGGGCTGGCCGGCGGCATCTACGCGTTCTACCTCGGCTACCTGGCGCCGGGCTCGTTCCCGGTGCTGCTGTCCGTGGAGTTCGTGGTGATGGCGGTGGTCGGCGGGCTCGGCACCATCGCCGGCCCGGTCGTCGGCGCCGCCGTCATCGTGCTGCTGGTCCAGGCGCTCAACACCCTGGGCACCCAGCCCGGCATGCCCGGCTACGCGCCGACCGTGCTCTCGTACGCGGTCTATGCCCTGCTGCTGATGGCCACCGTGCTCTTCCTGCCCCGCGGCATCGTGCCCGCGCTGACCCGCATCCCGCGGCCCGCCGGCCTCGCCTCCCGGGGCCGCCCGCCGCACCACCGAGAGGGGAACTGA
- a CDS encoding branched-chain amino acid ABC transporter permease, translating into MSAFLGYLLTGLGIGAGYALVAAGLVTIHRVTRVVNFAQGAFAVLAALLTASLLSAGLPHGLAELTGVLTAALAGLLAGVVAIGRPGTTPGTALIVTLGLGVFAYAVEIVIWGDQPRSFAGLPGVAVLGGARLQTHYLLIIGVTVPVFLALAAFFTRTDLGKALSACAANPYAARVVGIDVRRMGLLAFALGGALGGVAGVLTTPVQQVSFDSDVTLVVNGFAAAVLGGLNRPAVALAGGLLLGVTQTMIAGYGGGAYQLEVALVLMLAVMIGQAARRGATPEPAR; encoded by the coding sequence GTGAGCGCCTTCCTCGGCTACCTGCTGACCGGCCTGGGCATCGGGGCCGGCTACGCGCTGGTGGCCGCCGGCCTGGTCACCATCCACCGGGTGACCCGGGTGGTCAACTTCGCCCAGGGTGCGTTCGCCGTGCTCGCGGCCCTGCTGACCGCCTCGCTGCTGAGCGCCGGGCTGCCGCACGGGCTCGCCGAGCTGACCGGGGTGCTCACCGCCGCGCTGGCCGGCCTGCTGGCGGGCGTCGTCGCGATCGGCCGGCCCGGCACCACCCCCGGCACCGCGCTGATCGTCACGCTGGGGCTGGGCGTGTTCGCGTACGCCGTGGAGATCGTCATCTGGGGCGACCAGCCGCGCTCGTTCGCCGGGCTGCCCGGCGTGGCCGTGCTCGGCGGTGCCCGGTTGCAGACGCACTACCTGCTCATCATCGGCGTCACCGTGCCGGTGTTCCTGGCCCTGGCTGCGTTCTTCACCCGCACCGACCTGGGCAAGGCGCTGTCGGCCTGCGCGGCCAACCCGTACGCGGCCCGCGTGGTCGGCATCGACGTACGCCGGATGGGGCTGCTCGCGTTCGCCCTGGGCGGCGCGCTCGGCGGGGTCGCCGGGGTGCTCACCACCCCGGTGCAGCAGGTGAGCTTCGACAGCGACGTGACGCTGGTCGTCAACGGCTTCGCGGCGGCCGTGCTCGGCGGCCTGAACCGCCCGGCTGTCGCGCTCGCCGGCGGGCTGCTGCTGGGCGTCACGCAGACCATGATCGCCGGGTACGGCGGCGGCGCCTACCAGCTGGAGGTGGCGCTCGTGCTGATGCTCGCCGTGATGATCGGGCAGGCCGCCCGGCGCGGCGCCACCCCGGAGCCGGCCCGGTGA
- a CDS encoding ABC transporter ATP-binding protein — MNVVEVTGLTVRYAGATALDGVELTVGAGELVALIGPNGAGKSTLVKALSGLVRPAAGRVTVRGRLAQVPEGREMFGELSVDDNLRLGGWRNGRRGRDTTGIYRLLPALDGLQRRRADRLSGGQQQMVAIGRALMARPDVLVVDELSLGLAPLVVDELVGHLRALHADRGMAVLLIEQNARLALGLCRRAYVLEAGRVVLHGTGAELARDPRVTAAYLGGHVTADGPAR, encoded by the coding sequence ATGAACGTCGTCGAGGTGACCGGCCTGACCGTCCGCTACGCCGGTGCGACCGCGCTCGACGGGGTGGAGCTGACCGTCGGCGCCGGCGAACTGGTCGCGCTGATCGGGCCCAACGGCGCCGGCAAGTCCACCCTGGTCAAGGCGCTGTCCGGGCTGGTCCGCCCGGCGGCGGGCCGGGTCACCGTGCGGGGCCGGCTCGCCCAGGTGCCCGAGGGCCGGGAGATGTTCGGTGAGCTCAGCGTCGACGACAACCTGCGTCTCGGCGGCTGGCGCAACGGCCGCCGCGGGCGCGACACCACCGGGATCTACCGGCTGCTGCCCGCGCTCGACGGGCTGCAGCGCCGCCGGGCCGACCGGCTCTCCGGCGGCCAGCAGCAGATGGTGGCCATCGGCCGCGCGCTGATGGCCCGCCCCGACGTGCTTGTCGTCGACGAACTCAGCCTGGGGCTGGCGCCGCTGGTCGTCGACGAGCTGGTCGGCCACCTGCGCGCGCTGCACGCCGACCGCGGGATGGCCGTGCTGCTCATCGAACAGAACGCCCGGCTCGCGCTGGGCCTGTGCCGGCGCGCCTACGTCCTGGAGGCGGGCCGGGTGGTGCTGCACGGCACCGGCGCCGAGCTGGCCCGCGACCCCCGGGTGACAGCCGCCTACCTCGGCGGCCACGTGACGGCGGACGGACCGGCCCGGTGA
- a CDS encoding ABC transporter ATP-binding protein, whose amino-acid sequence MSSGAALAVSGVSRAFGGVYAVRDVSLGAAPGELRAVIGPNGAGKSTLFALIGGQLAPGGGTVHLDGVRIDRLPAHRRARLGVAVVFQAARVFAGMTALENVMVGAHATTRAGFAAAALRLPRHHREEREIRDRAAECLRRTGLEGWAHRPAQELPLGQQRALQLARALCGQPRLLLLDEPASGLRAAERERLAALVAELRAGGLTILLVEHDVAFVMRLADRVTVLDLGRVIAEGTAAEVRADSRVVTAYLGTAA is encoded by the coding sequence GTGAGCTCCGGCGCGGCGCTGGCCGTCTCGGGGGTGTCCCGTGCGTTCGGCGGGGTGTACGCCGTACGGGATGTCAGCCTCGGCGCCGCGCCGGGTGAGCTGCGCGCCGTGATCGGACCCAACGGCGCCGGCAAGTCCACGCTGTTCGCCCTCATCGGCGGTCAGCTGGCCCCCGGCGGCGGCACCGTGCACCTCGACGGCGTCCGCATCGACCGGTTGCCCGCGCACCGGCGGGCCCGGCTCGGCGTGGCGGTGGTGTTCCAGGCGGCCCGGGTCTTCGCCGGCATGACCGCGCTGGAGAACGTCATGGTCGGCGCGCACGCCACCACCCGGGCCGGGTTCGCCGCCGCGGCGTTGCGCCTGCCGCGGCACCACCGGGAGGAACGCGAGATCCGCGACCGCGCCGCCGAGTGCCTGCGCCGCACCGGGCTCGAGGGCTGGGCCCACCGGCCCGCGCAGGAGCTGCCGCTGGGCCAGCAACGCGCGCTGCAGCTGGCCCGGGCGTTGTGCGGGCAGCCGCGGCTGTTGCTGCTCGACGAGCCGGCGTCCGGGCTGCGGGCCGCCGAACGCGAGCGGCTCGCCGCCCTCGTCGCGGAGCTGCGCGCCGGCGGGCTGACCATCCTGCTGGTCGAGCATGACGTGGCGTTCGTGATGCGGCTCGCCGACCGGGTCACGGTGCTCGACCTGGGCCGGGTGATCGCCGAGGGCACCGCCGCCGAGGTACGGGCCGACTCGCGGGTGGTCACCGCCTATCTGGGCACGGCCGCATGA